The following coding sequences are from one Deinococcus arcticus window:
- a CDS encoding sensor histidine kinase: MPTSAAVPLRTGPAVARVRTLRSQFTFVIFLLAFLPNVVLTLMARPEVPPLPLLAWMIVVGALSGAIGYLLSGTLLRPVSRLQAQVERGDFEAAPTDDPAEVQTLRAAFAGLLARLGTEQARRNAFIATLVHDLKTPLIATGHLTKILTTLPLPDHERRVMGEQMQAETERLLALVQQMADAHRFEQEDVQVQTRWTDLRALLDDVAQRVAPQARERGLTVRVEGSGHAQVDPAVLERAVMNLTVNALRYAGCELTLGVSGEGLHVTDDGPGLAAPLEQLAQPFNVQPTTIAGQEYAAGTAGLGLFIARRIAEAHGGELRYSRLLPASASTVPAATPPFSASGHPLPEAPAGAPLSLPAQTCFTLFLPEVSP, from the coding sequence ATGCCCACCTCCGCTGCGGTCCCCCTGCGCACCGGCCCTGCCGTGGCGCGCGTGCGGACGCTGCGCTCGCAGTTCACCTTCGTGATTTTCCTGCTGGCCTTTTTGCCCAACGTGGTGCTGACCCTGATGGCCCGCCCCGAGGTGCCCCCACTGCCGCTGCTGGCCTGGATGATCGTGGTGGGCGCGCTGTCGGGCGCCATAGGCTACCTGCTCAGCGGCACGCTGCTGCGCCCGGTCAGCCGCCTGCAGGCGCAGGTGGAGCGCGGCGACTTTGAAGCCGCCCCCACCGACGACCCGGCCGAGGTGCAGACCCTGCGCGCGGCCTTTGCGGGGCTGCTTGCCCGCCTGGGCACCGAACAGGCCCGGCGCAACGCCTTTATTGCCACCCTGGTCCATGACCTGAAAACGCCGCTGATTGCCACCGGGCACCTGACCAAGATCCTGACCACCCTGCCCCTGCCTGACCACGAGCGGCGCGTGATGGGTGAGCAGATGCAGGCCGAAACCGAGCGCCTGCTGGCGCTGGTGCAGCAGATGGCCGATGCCCACCGCTTTGAACAGGAAGACGTGCAGGTGCAGACCCGCTGGACCGATCTTCGGGCGCTGCTGGACGATGTGGCGCAGCGCGTGGCCCCGCAGGCCCGGGAACGCGGCCTGACCGTGCGCGTGGAGGGCAGCGGCCACGCCCAGGTGGACCCGGCGGTGCTGGAGCGCGCCGTGATGAACCTGACCGTCAATGCCCTGCGCTACGCCGGGTGTGAGCTGACCCTTGGCGTGTCGGGCGAGGGCCTGCACGTGACTGATGACGGCCCCGGACTGGCCGCGCCCCTGGAACAGCTGGCCCAGCCTTTCAACGTTCAGCCCACCACCATCGCCGGGCAGGAATATGCGGCCGGCACGGCGGGCCTGGGCCTGTTTATCGCCCGGCGCATTGCCGAGGCCCATGGCGGCGAACTGCGCTACAGCCGCCTGCTCCCTGCATCTGCTTCCACTGTGCCCGCTGCCACCCCGCCCTTTTCTGCCTCCGGCCACCCCCTTCCCGAAGCCCCTGCCGGTGCTCCGCTGTCCCTGCCCGCCCAGACCTGCTTCACGCTCTTTCTGCCGGAGGTTTCCCCATGA
- a CDS encoding response regulator transcription factor: MRLVIADDHPLFRMGLKYALIHQGFDVVAEASDGLAALEACRALQPDAALLDVKMPGMTGIEVCERLRQTNPRLVSVLITTFAEPAIVQAARAAGARGYVSKETDPESLARQLRDIVANPDVDRLPHVDVPRLTPRESEVLPLLAQGYSNKEIAKNLGVSPDTVKDHLARLYAKLDAGDRTEAVSRARSIGLLH; this comes from the coding sequence ATGAGACTTGTGATTGCCGATGACCATCCCCTCTTCCGTATGGGCCTGAAATACGCCCTGATTCACCAGGGCTTTGACGTGGTGGCCGAGGCCAGTGACGGGCTGGCCGCGCTGGAAGCCTGCCGCGCCCTACAACCCGACGCCGCACTGCTGGACGTGAAGATGCCCGGCATGACCGGCATTGAGGTCTGCGAGCGCCTGCGCCAGACCAACCCCCGGCTGGTGAGCGTCCTGATCACCACCTTTGCCGAGCCGGCTATCGTGCAGGCGGCCCGCGCCGCCGGGGCACGCGGCTACGTGAGCAAGGAGACCGACCCCGAGAGTCTGGCGCGGCAGCTGCGCGACATCGTGGCCAACCCCGATGTGGACCGCCTGCCGCATGTGGACGTTCCCCGATTGACCCCCCGCGAATCCGAGGTGCTGCCCCTGCTGGCCCAGGGCTACAGCAACAAGGAAATTGCCAAGAACCTGGGTGTGTCGCCGGATACCGTCAAGGACCACTTGGCCCGCCTGTACGCCAAACTGGATGCTGGTGACCGCACCGAGGCCGTCAGCCGCGCCCGCAGCATTGGCCTGCTGCATTAA
- a CDS encoding pyridoxal phosphate-dependent aminotransferase yields the protein MSGPFSVSPFTLSARAQSLKPSATVAVTSRALELRRQGLDVISMSVGEPDFDTPPHIKAAAIRAIENGRTKYTPVSGIPELRGAISAKFARDNGLSYAPDAVTVTSGGKQALFNAFFALLNPGDEVLIPAPYWVSYPEMVALAGGVPVAVPTTPEGGFQLDPDELAARITPRTRMIVLNSPGNPTGAVFAPQRLRAIAELAQRHNLVIVSDEMYEHLVYGAQHVSIGTYAPEHTLTVNGASKAYAMTGWRLGYAGGPKAVIAAMNALQSQSTSNASSVSQYAALAALEEHEATARFIEEARSAYQERRDRLVAGLNALGLPTPTPQGAFYVLADTTAIHPDELEAARRILDVAQVAVVPGTDFAAPGQVRLSYATDLATIEEVLRRLGTLLGG from the coding sequence ATGAGCGGCCCCTTTTCTGTTTCTCCCTTCACGCTCTCGGCCCGGGCCCAGAGCCTCAAGCCCTCGGCCACGGTGGCAGTGACCAGCCGCGCCCTGGAACTCAGGCGCCAGGGCCTGGACGTGATTTCCATGAGCGTGGGCGAACCGGATTTCGACACGCCGCCGCATATCAAGGCCGCCGCCATCCGGGCCATCGAGAATGGCAGGACGAAATACACGCCCGTCAGCGGCATTCCCGAACTGCGCGGGGCCATCAGCGCCAAGTTCGCGCGGGACAACGGCCTGAGCTATGCCCCGGACGCCGTGACTGTGACCAGCGGCGGCAAGCAGGCGCTCTTCAACGCCTTTTTCGCCCTGCTCAACCCGGGCGACGAGGTGCTGATTCCCGCGCCCTACTGGGTCAGCTACCCCGAGATGGTGGCGCTGGCCGGGGGCGTGCCGGTGGCCGTGCCCACCACGCCGGAGGGTGGGTTTCAGCTTGACCCCGATGAACTGGCTGCCCGCATCACGCCGCGCACCCGCATGATCGTGCTGAATAGCCCCGGCAATCCCACGGGGGCAGTATTTGCGCCGCAGAGACTGAGGGCCATAGCCGAACTGGCCCAGCGCCACAACCTCGTCATCGTGAGCGACGAGATGTACGAGCATCTGGTGTACGGCGCCCAGCACGTCAGCATCGGCACCTACGCCCCAGAGCACACCCTGACGGTCAACGGGGCCAGCAAGGCGTACGCCATGACTGGCTGGCGCCTGGGCTACGCGGGCGGGCCAAAGGCAGTGATTGCCGCCATGAACGCCCTGCAGTCCCAGAGCACCAGCAACGCCAGCAGTGTCAGCCAGTACGCGGCCCTGGCCGCGCTGGAGGAGCATGAGGCCACGGCGCGCTTCATTGAGGAGGCCCGGAGCGCCTACCAGGAACGCCGCGACCGCCTCGTGGCGGGCCTGAATGCGCTGGGCCTGCCCACACCCACCCCGCAGGGCGCCTTCTATGTCCTGGCCGACACCACAGCCATTCACCCCGACGAGTTGGAGGCGGCCCGCCGCATTCTGGATGTCGCCCAGGTGGCCGTGGTGCCCGGCACCGATTTTGCCGCGCCGGGGCAGGTGCGCCTGAGCTACGCGACCGATCTGGCCACCATCGAAGAGGTGCTGCGGCGTCTGGGCACGCTGCTGGGCGGATAG
- a CDS encoding WD40 repeat domain-containing protein, with protein MHALTLAAFCAFLGLTSAASGLRSGAALPGGGWAGWQCLTPEDGPHCRVPVFVQLNASGQGERRQQVPESRTFGPVLRHPNGRTLYLGGFTLVALDSATLKARWSVALSGPSRETEPLALSPDGRFLAVAARNGAVRLLSTQSGQTTQTLHHPFYTDQQNGYGDFFAAPTALAFAPDGRSLAIGSRGGGVRVRALGSGQERQLTGSCAGRQTAHRGPVRGLVFAGAGTLVSAANDGRLVVWSLAGAAPVRCLSLPGGVTSLHTLPHGRLLALGVTSGTLLQPGVRRLARLAPLASEITQWQVTGTTLALSDQHSTRRWNLPSGAPLPSTAPALATLRTAGATVAIGDDLRVRVQVGGQTRVLSPPVTAPGNLDGSGLPIGWQARLTGNRLTVKATSNIRVMTMETADFTNEYVWAWPSGRFLSCRTLRENGFTDDPDRACTSARRALLEP; from the coding sequence ATGCATGCACTGACACTGGCGGCTTTCTGCGCTTTCCTGGGGCTGACCAGCGCGGCCTCAGGGCTACGGTCGGGCGCCGCGCTGCCGGGGGGCGGCTGGGCCGGCTGGCAGTGCCTGACGCCCGAAGATGGTCCTCACTGCCGCGTCCCAGTCTTCGTGCAGTTGAACGCCTCTGGTCAGGGAGAGCGGCGCCAGCAGGTGCCCGAAAGCCGGACCTTCGGCCCGGTGCTGCGCCACCCCAACGGGCGCACGCTGTATCTGGGCGGCTTCACGCTGGTGGCCCTGGACAGCGCCACCCTGAAGGCGCGCTGGTCTGTGGCACTGTCCGGGCCGTCCCGGGAGACCGAACCGCTGGCCCTGTCGCCGGACGGCCGCTTTCTGGCAGTGGCTGCCCGAAACGGAGCCGTGCGGCTGCTGAGCACCCAGAGCGGGCAGACAACCCAGACCCTGCACCATCCGTTCTACACCGACCAGCAAAACGGTTACGGCGACTTTTTTGCCGCGCCCACTGCGCTGGCCTTCGCGCCAGATGGCCGCAGCCTGGCCATCGGCTCGCGGGGCGGCGGAGTGCGGGTGCGCGCGCTGGGCAGCGGGCAGGAACGGCAACTGACGGGGAGCTGCGCGGGCCGCCAGACGGCGCACCGGGGGCCGGTCCGGGGTCTGGTGTTTGCCGGCGCCGGCACCCTGGTCAGCGCAGCCAACGATGGGCGGCTGGTGGTCTGGTCGCTGGCCGGGGCGGCCCCGGTCCGCTGCCTTTCCCTGCCCGGCGGCGTGACCTCGCTGCACACCCTGCCACATGGCCGCCTGCTGGCGCTGGGCGTGACCTCGGGCACCCTGCTGCAACCGGGCGTGAGGCGGCTGGCCCGACTGGCCCCGCTTGCCTCAGAGATCACGCAGTGGCAGGTGACCGGCACGACGCTGGCGCTCAGTGACCAGCACAGCACGCGCCGCTGGAACCTGCCCAGCGGGGCGCCTTTACCCAGCACCGCGCCTGCACTGGCCACACTCCGCACTGCTGGAGCGACTGTAGCTATTGGAGATGACCTGCGGGTGCGAGTTCAGGTGGGCGGGCAGACGCGGGTGCTATCACCCCCGGTGACAGCACCGGGTAATCTGGACGGTTCCGGCCTGCCCATCGGCTGGCAGGCGAGACTCACTGGCAACCGCCTGACGGTAAAGGCCACCTCAAACATCCGCGTGATGACCATGGAGACGGCCGATTTCACCAACGAATACGTGTGGGCCTGGCCCTCAGGCCGCTTTCTGAGCTGCCGCACCCTGCGCGAGAATGGTTTTACAGACGACCCCGACCGCGCCTGCACGTCTGCCCGGCGGGCCCTGCTGGAACCCTGA
- a CDS encoding AIM24 family protein produces MTNMQPGSDGTYSLRDFIAQTAERDNPGEVFELESSKMLEVKVNGRVWSKLGAMVAYKGNLSFKREGTLEGGLMKALKRAVSQEMSPLAKIEGRGVAYLADQGKEVQILRLAGDSLNVNGNDLLAFEDSVQYDITMQRRVAGMAAGGLFSVRVQGHGLVAILSHGKPLTLRVTPQEPIFTDPNATIAWSGNLQPQLRMDASLKSMFGRGGGETYQMVFQGDGFVVVQPYEEFDHGIGGDSHSGGGVGKALGDLFD; encoded by the coding sequence ATGACCAACATGCAGCCCGGCAGCGACGGCACCTACAGCCTCCGTGACTTTATTGCCCAGACCGCCGAGCGCGACAACCCCGGCGAGGTCTTTGAACTCGAATCCAGCAAGATGCTGGAGGTCAAGGTCAATGGCCGCGTGTGGAGCAAGCTGGGCGCCATGGTGGCCTACAAGGGCAACCTGAGCTTCAAGCGCGAAGGCACCCTGGAAGGCGGCCTGATGAAAGCCCTCAAGCGCGCCGTGTCGCAGGAAATGAGCCCGCTGGCCAAGATTGAGGGCCGGGGCGTGGCCTACCTGGCCGACCAGGGCAAAGAGGTGCAGATTCTGCGTCTGGCGGGCGACAGCCTGAACGTGAACGGCAACGACCTGCTGGCCTTTGAAGACAGCGTGCAGTACGACATCACCATGCAGCGCCGCGTGGCGGGCATGGCCGCCGGGGGCCTGTTCAGCGTGCGGGTGCAGGGCCACGGGCTGGTGGCCATTCTGTCGCACGGCAAGCCCCTGACCCTGCGCGTGACCCCCCAGGAGCCCATCTTCACCGACCCCAATGCCACGATTGCCTGGAGCGGCAACCTGCAGCCCCAGCTGCGCATGGACGCCAGCCTGAAGAGCATGTTCGGCCGGGGCGGCGGCGAAACCTACCAGATGGTCTTTCAGGGCGACGGCTTTGTGGTCGTGCAGCCCTACGAGGAATTTGACCACGGCATCGGCGGCGACAGCCACAGCGGCGGCGGCGTGGGCAAAGCGCTGGGGGACCTGTTTGACTGA
- the murG gene encoding undecaprenyldiphospho-muramoylpentapeptide beta-N-acetylglucosaminyltransferase, translating into MSLVVLATGGTGGHIYPAVATARELAARGHETLLLGQRGGMEERVAAEQGLSFEGVDAGKLARSGQGRPDPRELLRAAQGVLQARTLLTRRRPSAVVGFGGFASLPGVLAAQSLGLPTVLHEQNARLGLTQRLAVGRARAVGTVYDRVLGLNPARATLVGMPVREQRLPRAEALSRLGLQDGPLTLFVMGGSQGSLFLNNSVPDTLQNILGPEGLLPQEGAGLVNLDFTGPVPTDGRGRAVQVLHATGPRWLSEVGPRVRGLDWYKAAGYVDAVAAWSVADLAITRAGTSTLAEAAFHGVPLLMVPLPESSENHQYHNAVAVQTAGAGRVVEQKSVPETLGQAVLECASAGTRASMSGAARRRAQPGAAAAFAALIERHLREGPPSSHD; encoded by the coding sequence ATGAGCTTGGTCGTACTGGCAACAGGAGGCACCGGGGGACACATCTATCCGGCGGTGGCCACCGCGCGTGAGCTGGCGGCGCGGGGGCACGAGACGCTGCTGCTGGGCCAGCGCGGCGGCATGGAAGAGCGGGTGGCGGCCGAGCAGGGCCTGAGCTTTGAGGGAGTGGACGCGGGCAAACTGGCCCGCAGCGGCCAGGGCCGCCCCGACCCGCGCGAACTGCTGCGGGCCGCCCAGGGCGTGCTGCAGGCCCGGACATTGCTGACCCGGCGGCGCCCCAGCGCCGTCGTGGGCTTTGGCGGCTTTGCCAGCCTGCCCGGGGTGCTGGCCGCGCAGAGCCTGGGGCTGCCCACCGTGCTGCACGAACAGAACGCGCGCCTGGGCCTGACCCAGCGCCTGGCGGTGGGCCGCGCGCGCGCCGTGGGCACCGTGTATGACCGCGTGCTGGGCCTAAACCCGGCCCGCGCCACCCTGGTGGGCATGCCGGTGCGCGAGCAGCGCCTGCCCCGCGCCGAGGCCCTTTCGCGCCTGGGCCTGCAAGACGGCCCGCTGACCCTGTTCGTCATGGGCGGCTCGCAGGGCTCGCTCTTTCTGAACAACAGCGTGCCGGACACCCTGCAGAACATCCTGGGACCAGAAGGGCTGCTGCCCCAGGAGGGCGCCGGCCTGGTCAACCTGGACTTCACGGGCCCGGTGCCGACCGATGGGCGCGGGCGGGCAGTGCAGGTGCTGCACGCCACCGGACCGCGCTGGCTCTCAGAGGTGGGGCCGCGCGTCAGGGGGCTGGACTGGTACAAGGCCGCAGGCTACGTGGACGCGGTGGCCGCGTGGTCGGTGGCGGACCTGGCCATCACGCGCGCGGGCACCAGCACCCTGGCCGAAGCCGCCTTCCACGGGGTGCCGCTGCTCATGGTGCCGCTGCCCGAATCCTCGGAAAACCACCAGTACCACAACGCCGTGGCGGTGCAGACAGCGGGCGCCGGGCGCGTGGTCGAGCAAAAGAGCGTGCCGGAAACGCTGGGGCAGGCGGTGTTAGAGTGTGCCTCAGCGGGGACGCGCGCCTCGATGAGCGGGGCGGCCCGCCGACGGGCCCAGCCAGGCGCGGCGGCGGCATTCGCGGCCCTGATCGAACGGCACCTGCGTGAAGGGCCCCCCTCCTCCCATGACTGA
- the murC gene encoding UDP-N-acetylmuramate--L-alanine ligase, with translation MGIGGIGMSAFARLLSAQGHRVSGCDEAATDLTACLGAEGIPVAAGHSAEHVTAAPYGPIDILVASEAVPKDHPERVAAEAAGIEVRPRMALLDNLLRAGPSVGVIGTHGKTTTTSMIAVALAGAGLDPSAFVGGIVPEFGSNARLGRGPFVAEVDESDKGFAALGAGTAVFTNAEDDHVGGSQATYWETVEEQHAAFARFVAQSDRVLLCADWPGLDELCAGAHERLSYGQAEGADYRAVALRPDAEGTSFTVTRRGQVLTGARVALPGTHNVLNALAALAVVDLHGGDMAQAAAALAEFQGPGRRWQRMGELNGALVIDDYAHNATKVAAAVQAARQTGRRVRVVFQPHRYLRTQQSWPRLADALMGADEVLLLDIAAASEAPIPGIHATLISERMTGQGHAGVRYLPDRNEVLRVLRDTASSGDVIVTMGAGDVWKLSRELVGGAA, from the coding sequence ATGGGCATTGGCGGCATCGGCATGAGTGCCTTTGCCCGGCTGCTCTCGGCCCAGGGCCACCGCGTCAGTGGCTGCGACGAGGCCGCCACCGACCTCACCGCCTGCCTGGGCGCCGAGGGCATTCCGGTAGCGGCCGGCCACAGCGCCGAGCACGTCACGGCCGCGCCATACGGCCCCATTGACATCCTGGTGGCCTCGGAAGCGGTTCCAAAAGACCACCCCGAGCGGGTCGCCGCCGAGGCGGCCGGTATTGAGGTGCGCCCGCGTATGGCGCTGCTGGACAATCTGCTGCGCGCCGGACCCAGCGTGGGCGTGATCGGCACCCACGGCAAGACCACCACCACCTCCATGATCGCCGTGGCGCTGGCCGGCGCCGGGCTGGACCCGTCGGCCTTTGTGGGCGGCATTGTGCCGGAATTTGGCAGCAACGCCCGGCTGGGGCGCGGGCCCTTCGTGGCCGAGGTGGACGAATCCGACAAGGGCTTTGCGGCCCTGGGGGCAGGCACCGCCGTATTCACCAACGCCGAGGACGACCATGTGGGCGGCTCTCAGGCCACGTACTGGGAAACCGTGGAGGAGCAGCACGCCGCCTTTGCGCGCTTCGTGGCGCAGTCGGACCGGGTGCTGCTGTGCGCCGACTGGCCGGGGCTGGACGAGCTGTGTGCGGGCGCCCACGAACGCCTGAGTTACGGACAGGCCGAGGGCGCCGACTACCGCGCTGTCGCCCTGCGCCCGGACGCCGAGGGCACGTCCTTCACCGTGACCCGCCGGGGGCAGGTGCTGACCGGGGCCCGCGTGGCCCTGCCCGGCACCCACAACGTCCTGAACGCGCTGGCGGCGCTGGCGGTGGTGGACCTGCACGGCGGCGATATGGCGCAGGCCGCCGCCGCCCTGGCCGAGTTTCAGGGCCCCGGGCGCCGCTGGCAGCGCATGGGCGAACTGAACGGCGCCCTGGTCATTGACGATTACGCCCACAACGCCACCAAGGTGGCGGCTGCCGTGCAGGCCGCGCGCCAGACCGGTCGCCGGGTGCGGGTGGTGTTTCAGCCGCACCGCTACCTGCGCACCCAGCAGTCCTGGCCCCGGCTGGCCGACGCCCTGATGGGCGCCGACGAGGTGCTGCTGCTGGACATTGCAGCGGCCAGCGAGGCGCCCATTCCCGGCATTCACGCCACCCTGATTTCCGAACGCATGACCGGGCAAGGTCACGCGGGGGTGCGCTACCTGCCCGACCGCAATGAGGTGCTACGCGTACTGCGCGACACTGCCAGCAGCGGCGACGTGATCGTGACCATGGGCGCGGGCGACGTGTGGAAGCTCTCGCGCGAACTGGTGGGGGGCGCGGCGTGA
- a CDS encoding UDP-N-acetylmuramate dehydrogenase — MTAAVSRTGTRVERLPLSRFTTLGVGGEAEVWFVESPEGLAEAMERPYRVLGGGSNLVVSDAGVPERVIRLSGPLAERDLTPDPALSTPECVVTGWVGGGVPLPGLVRQLQKLGLSGLEGTVGIPAQVGGAVWMNAGTRYGEMFDGLHTVEIVTPEGTRQVTPDELPWGYRQSGIPRNHVVTRVRLSLTVSTPGAVLARMDLADQARKGQPKMKTPGCAFKNPGGVSAGKLIDDAGLKGTRVGGALIAPEHANFIVNLGGATAADVHALLDIIRARVGVPLELEYELWPGQGEP; from the coding sequence GTGACGGCGGCGGTCAGCCGCACCGGCACGCGGGTGGAGCGGCTGCCCCTCTCGCGCTTTACCACCCTGGGCGTGGGCGGCGAGGCCGAGGTGTGGTTCGTGGAGTCCCCCGAGGGGCTGGCCGAGGCGATGGAGCGCCCCTACCGCGTGCTGGGCGGCGGCAGCAACCTCGTGGTGTCGGACGCCGGGGTACCGGAGCGGGTCATTCGCCTCTCTGGCCCCCTGGCCGAGCGCGACCTGACCCCGGACCCGGCTCTGAGCACCCCAGAGTGCGTGGTGACCGGCTGGGTGGGCGGCGGCGTGCCCCTGCCCGGCCTGGTGCGGCAGCTGCAGAAACTGGGCCTGAGCGGTCTGGAGGGCACCGTGGGCATTCCGGCGCAGGTGGGCGGCGCGGTGTGGATGAACGCCGGCACCCGCTACGGCGAGATGTTTGACGGCCTGCACACGGTTGAAATCGTGACACCAGAAGGCACGCGGCAGGTCACGCCCGACGAGCTGCCCTGGGGCTACCGCCAGAGCGGCATTCCCCGCAACCATGTGGTCACGCGCGTGCGCCTGAGCCTGACCGTCAGCACCCCTGGCGCCGTGCTGGCCAGGATGGACCTTGCCGATCAGGCCCGCAAGGGCCAGCCCAAGATGAAAACGCCGGGCTGCGCGTTCAAGAACCCGGGCGGCGTGAGCGCTGGCAAGCTGATTGACGACGCGGGCCTGAAGGGCACCCGGGTGGGCGGCGCCCTGATTGCCCCGGAGCACGCCAACTTCATCGTGAACCTGGGCGGCGCCACGGCGGCCGATGTCCACGCACTGCTGGACATCATCCGGGCGCGGGTGGGCGTGCCGCTGGAACTTGAATACGAACTCTGGCCGGGGCAGGGCGAACCTTGA
- a CDS encoding cell division protein FtsQ/DivIB — protein MSAGPSRGNRRLTVPEAPSPTLDPPAAEAASPSPSDAPQRAPRRLRRRVLLLALPLLLVGGAAGAWYGLPVRQITVAGNKHLPAGQVRTLAGLSPNFGWLYYGAWRARGLLANPWVGSAVITRTFPDRVHVQLTERTPRARLRRPDGTVVALAADATVLPGAQGTGALPLIEGWGPSRVNEVLGLLDALARYNVQSVAYTPTGLSLKVANRRVWTGDVQALLKYAGSISMYPNSEISIYPWGVSVQE, from the coding sequence TTGAGCGCGGGGCCCAGCCGGGGCAACCGCCGCCTGACCGTGCCGGAAGCCCCCTCCCCCACGCTGGACCCCCCAGCCGCCGAAGCAGCGAGCCCCTCACCCTCTGACGCGCCCCAGCGCGCACCCCGTCGCCTGCGCCGCCGCGTGCTGCTCCTGGCGCTGCCCCTCTTGCTGGTCGGCGGGGCCGCCGGCGCGTGGTATGGCCTGCCGGTGCGGCAGATCACGGTGGCCGGCAACAAGCACCTCCCGGCCGGGCAGGTCAGAACCCTGGCGGGCCTGAGCCCCAACTTCGGCTGGCTGTATTACGGCGCGTGGCGCGCACGCGGCCTGCTGGCGAACCCCTGGGTGGGCTCGGCCGTAATTACCCGCACCTTTCCCGACCGGGTGCATGTGCAGCTGACCGAGCGCACCCCCCGCGCCCGCCTGCGCCGCCCGGACGGCACGGTGGTGGCCCTGGCTGCAGACGCCACCGTGCTGCCCGGCGCACAGGGCACCGGCGCGCTGCCCCTGATTGAAGGCTGGGGGCCCAGCCGCGTGAACGAGGTGCTGGGGCTGCTGGACGCCCTGGCCCGCTACAATGTGCAGTCGGTTGCCTATACACCCACGGGTCTGAGCCTGAAAGTAGCGAACAGACGCGTGTGGACCGGCGACGTGCAGGCATTACTGAAGTATGCTGGGAGCATCAGCATGTATCCGAACAGCGAGATTTCGATCTACCCCTGGGGGGTGAGCGTCCAGGAATGA
- the ftsA gene encoding cell division protein FtsA, protein MKDNTIIVGLDIGTTKITTVIGEVAGGGSVDIIGEGTVPSEGMKRGSVVNLERATHAIKQSVQAAERVSGVKVESVYVSVAGNHAKAITSHGLAAIRRHQEIAQPDVDRAIENARAVPLDPNLEIIHTLPQEYVVDGQEGIKNPVGMHGVRLEVDVHIVAGTAGPLLNLRRCVQETGLRVEGFALHALASGLATLEAAEQAQTVVVVDMGGGTTDVAVFKRGNLAHSACIPLGGEHVTADLAQILKIPMEEAENVKRRYGAALPELADPDLTLEITTSSGSTHAITAFELSRIIKPRLAEIFGLIRDEIDHTLGPVELVAQGVVLTGGAALLRGTPELARDRFRLPVRVGRPRGIGGLTDIVSGPGHAGSVGLVLYGIGEDGKVPHLVYGDMAQHPPAAPSAPEVPVVVPPTPTPATPITQEKKTGPSLADRVRGWFKDWM, encoded by the coding sequence ATGAAAGACAACACCATCATAGTGGGCCTGGACATTGGCACCACAAAAATCACGACCGTCATTGGCGAGGTGGCCGGTGGCGGCAGTGTGGACATCATCGGTGAAGGCACGGTGCCCAGCGAGGGCATGAAGCGCGGCTCGGTGGTCAATCTGGAGCGGGCCACCCACGCCATCAAGCAGTCCGTGCAGGCCGCCGAGCGCGTGAGCGGCGTGAAGGTGGAAAGCGTGTACGTATCGGTGGCCGGCAACCACGCCAAGGCGATCACCAGCCACGGTCTGGCCGCCATCCGCCGCCACCAGGAAATTGCCCAGCCGGATGTGGACCGCGCCATTGAAAACGCGCGCGCCGTGCCGCTGGACCCCAACCTCGAAATCATCCATACCCTGCCGCAGGAATACGTGGTGGACGGCCAGGAAGGCATCAAGAATCCGGTGGGTATGCACGGCGTTCGCCTGGAAGTGGACGTGCATATCGTGGCGGGTACGGCCGGGCCGCTGCTGAACCTGCGCCGCTGCGTGCAGGAAACGGGGCTGCGGGTGGAAGGCTTCGCGCTGCACGCCCTGGCCAGTGGCCTGGCGACCCTGGAAGCCGCCGAACAGGCCCAGACGGTCGTGGTCGTAGATATGGGCGGCGGCACCACCGACGTGGCGGTCTTCAAGCGCGGCAATCTGGCGCACTCCGCCTGTATTCCCCTGGGCGGCGAGCATGTCACGGCCGACCTCGCGCAGATTCTGAAGATCCCCATGGAGGAGGCCGAGAACGTCAAGCGGCGCTACGGCGCGGCTCTGCCCGAACTGGCCGACCCGGACCTGACGCTGGAAATCACCACGTCTTCAGGCAGCACCCACGCCATCACGGCCTTTGAACTCTCGCGCATCATTAAGCCGCGCCTCGCAGAGATTTTCGGCCTGATCCGCGACGAGATCGACCACACCCTGGGCCCGGTGGAACTGGTGGCGCAGGGCGTGGTCCTGACCGGCGGCGCGGCGCTGCTGCGCGGCACCCCCGAACTGGCCCGCGACCGCTTCCGCCTGCCGGTGCGTGTGGGGCGCCCGCGTGGTATTGGCGGCCTCACCGACATCGTGAGCGGGCCTGGGCACGCGGGCAGCGTGGGGCTGGTGCTGTACGGCATTGGCGAGGACGGCAAGGTGCCGCATCTGGTGTACGGCGACATGGCCCAGCACCCCCCGGCCGCTCCCAGCGCGCCCGAGGTGCCGGTGGTGGTGCCCCCCACGCCCACCCCGGCCACACCAATCACCCAGGAGAAAAAGACCGGGCCCAGCCTGGCTGACCGGGTGCGCGGCTGGTTCAAGGACTGGATGTGA